Genomic segment of Aliarcobacter trophiarum LMG 25534:
ATTAAAATTATAATGACACCCCCTCAATTATAATTTTCTTATAAAATAATAAATTATTCTTATAACCATTTTTGGTAAAAATCTTATTGGGATTTTAATAATATTTCTTAAATATTCAAATGAAGAATTAAAAAAACCATTTTTCCTAAATTCATTTAACAAAATAAATTCATTTTTAGCATAATTTAAACCACTTCTTCTCTCAATCTGTCCCTGCCCAGCTCTCATCTTTACTAAAACTTCTTGTAAATTATAAAATCTTGATTTATTCAATATCATCCTTACCCAAAGATAATAATCTTCAAAATAGATCATTCTTTTATATCCTCCTGCTTTTAAAACAAAAGATTTTTTATACATTACTGCTGGATGATTTATTGGAGACCTTATTTTTGCATACTTTATTATTTCTTCGTGCATTTCTGGAAGTCTTCTATATCCTAAATTTTCATTTTCATCACCATTAAACTCACTTATCCATGAACTACAAATATCAATATTACCATTTTTAAAGACATTTAACTGTTTTTCAAACCTATTTGGCAACGATATATCATCTGTATCCATTCTAGCAATAAGTTCATAGCTACAATGTTCCATCCCAATATTTAATGCATCCCCTAAACCTAAATTTTCTTTCAAAGGAATAATTTTTAAAATACCAACAAGTTTATTCTTCCATTCATCAATTGCATAATACAATTCATCTGTCAATTTACCATCTTGAACCAATACTATCTCATCTGGTTTTACAGTTTGTTCATCCCAAATACTTTCCATCGCTCTATTAAAATATTTTACTTTTTCTTTATAATAAATTGACATCAATAATGAAAAATTCATCTCTTATTACTTCTTTTTAATTCAATATTTTCAAAGAATTTATACATTTTTAAATATAAGTTTATTTTTATACTTAAATAAACCGAATTTGAAGATATACTTGCTTTTATAATTTTTAACATAGAAGCAAAATATTTCTTTCTATTTAACTTTTGTCTCGCTTCAACCATTAGTATTTGTTTTTTATTCAATTTGTTTTTTTCTTTTTCACTTATGACAAAATATTCCTTATAATTATCGTCAAAAATATACTTTCCTGTTGCCAAACTCTTTTTAAAGATTTCCGTACAATACTGTGCTGTTTTATACATTATATAAGCATTTGTTTTAGTTACACTATTGTTTCTATATCTGCAATTGAGAAGAACATCCTTTATATTTCCAACTTTGAAACCAAAAAAAATAGCTCTCGATAAAAATTCCATATCTTCTGCGTGAAAAGCATTATTATACCCACCAAGTTTATCAAAGACCTTCTTCCTAACAAAAAATGTTGGATGTACTATGCCTATAGCACCTCTCATTAATAATCTTTTTAAATATTTATGTGTCAAAAGCTTATCAGTTTTAAAAAATACTTCTTTATTACTAAATAGTGTTATGTTAGAGCCAATTAAATCTAAATTATTATCAACTAAATACTGAAGTTGCTTTTCAAATCTATTTTTGTGAGAAATATCATCTGCATCCATTCTAGCAATATATAAACCTTCACATTCTTTTAAAGCTCTATTCAAACTAAATATTAAACCACTATTTTTTTTATTTATAATTATTTTTATTCTTTTATCTATAAATTGATATTTTATTAGAATCTCTTTCAATATTTTATTTTCCGGATTATCTAATACTATTATAAATTCAAAATTTGAATAAGTCTGATTTAAAATTGAATCTATTGACTCTATAATCCATTCTTCTTTTTCATTATAAACACTCATTATAACTGAAATCAGGTCTCGCATTAATTTTCCTAAATTTAAAAAAGTTCGTAATAGTTTTTTCTATCAAACAACTCTAGCTTGCCACCTACAGTACTGTTATATATTTTTCTTCCATCTATTTCAAACATTGTTTTACAAAGTTTATAACTTTTTAGTACATTGTATATTTTTGGATCATGCCATTTTTTACCTACTCCAAAATATGTTTTATCAAAATGATTCGGATCATCTTCTGTAGAAATAATTGTGTCACCATCGATAATTGCAGATTCTGGAATTTCATATGAAAAATCCATTCCAATTAAATAAACTTCTGAAAAACCTAAATAATATGCTAGTTGTAGATTTAGTATAGTTACAGATTGTCCACAATATAACTGTTCAGAAATATCTATTGAAAATCTTGGTATCTCATAGTATGGTGAATTAACTTGATAAAATCCAGTATTCATATTAAAAAAATATGTATTTTTTTTATTCTTTATTAAAGATTTATATTTTGTTGGAAAAAATTTGTACATAACATCGAAATCATTTATATCTTTTAGATTATCATAAAAAACATGCTTATCTTCTACTATGTAAAATGTTGGTTTAAAATTATCAGATCTATTTTTTAAAAATATACTATTTACCCCAAAAGTATACTCATTTTTTAATAACGTTAGATCTATATCATTAAGGGAAGGACCATTTCCAATTATAAAGCATCTTTTATTTTTAAATTTATTTTTTAGCAATATTAACTTATTTATATCCGCTTTTGGAAGCCAAAATGGAACTTCAAACCATTTATAAGAAATTATTCTTTTATTTATTAAAC
This window contains:
- a CDS encoding glycosyltransferase, whose translation is MNFSLLMSIYYKEKVKYFNRAMESIWDEQTVKPDEIVLVQDGKLTDELYYAIDEWKNKLVGILKIIPLKENLGLGDALNIGMEHCSYELIARMDTDDISLPNRFEKQLNVFKNGNIDICSSWISEFNGDENENLGYRRLPEMHEEIIKYAKIRSPINHPAVMYKKSFVLKAGGYKRMIYFEDYYLWVRMILNKSRFYNLQEVLVKMRAGQGQIERRSGLNYAKNEFILLNEFRKNGFFNSSFEYLRNIIKIPIRFLPKMVIRIIYYFIRKL
- a CDS encoding glycosyltransferase, producing the protein MSVYNEKEEWIIESIDSILNQTYSNFEFIIVLDNPENKILKEILIKYQFIDKRIKIIINKKNSGLIFSLNRALKECEGLYIARMDADDISHKNRFEKQLQYLVDNNLDLIGSNITLFSNKEVFFKTDKLLTHKYLKRLLMRGAIGIVHPTFFVRKKVFDKLGGYNNAFHAEDMEFLSRAIFFGFKVGNIKDVLLNCRYRNNSVTKTNAYIMYKTAQYCTEIFKKSLATGKYIFDDNYKEYFVISEKEKNKLNKKQILMVEARQKLNRKKYFASMLKIIKASISSNSVYLSIKINLYLKMYKFFENIELKRSNKR
- a CDS encoding 6-hydroxymethylpterin diphosphokinase MptE-like protein, which translates into the protein MKNFIKSLINKRIISYKWFEVPFWLPKADINKLILLKNKFKNKRCFIIGNGPSLNDIDLTLLKNEYTFGVNSIFLKNRSDNFKPTFYIVEDKHVFYDNLKDINDFDVMYKFFPTKYKSLIKNKKNTYFFNMNTGFYQVNSPYYEIPRFSIDISEQLYCGQSVTILNLQLAYYLGFSEVYLIGMDFSYEIPESAIIDGDTIISTEDDPNHFDKTYFGVGKKWHDPKIYNVLKSYKLCKTMFEIDGRKIYNSTVGGKLELFDRKNYYELF